The following are from one region of the Aspergillus chevalieri M1 DNA, chromosome 1, nearly complete sequence genome:
- a CDS encoding ankyrin repeat domain-containing protein (COG:S;~EggNog:ENOG410Q1VD;~InterPro:IPR002110,IPR020683,IPR036770;~go_function: GO:0005515 - protein binding [Evidence IEA]), with product MKHEYFNTPFHAVSKRRHYDLVYELLQHGADPNGSSILRWAISDGREDVAYLLVQPQYGINTSDRDFEWAIIFSIQQNYHKLAWTLLDRLIAPISGFWYLLSEGLCAACRLGMMDIVNRLLDNGGDPDVTKAYEGASPHVPPLVQAAWTGQKEVMHLLIERGADVKSHGSKSIFAAAWGGQINAARILIDAGLSNAQIDAYGLLTRAMCSMKPEAAEFLRFFQENGLIDIHHLDEDPVEAEKNLAEVVIYAAGHGHVECLRILREYGVDLDDGSLYSRFEFPPPIIVAKAWSQNKVVEYLLSIGVKDINPLDTCIADGFRNGEFPAEPKPLSTCPLPYKA from the coding sequence ATGAAGCATGAATATTTTAATACACCCTTTCATGCTGTCAGCAAACGCAGACATTATGACCTTGTCTATGAGCTTCTGCAGCATGGAGCCGATCCCAATGGAAGTAGTATCTTGCGATGGGCCATCTCTGATGGCCGTGAGGACGTTGCCTACCTTCTAGTGCAACCACAATACGGAATCAATACATCGGATCGTGACTTCGAGTGGGCAATAATATTTTCAATACAACAGAACTATCACAAATTGGCCTGGACACTCTTAGACCGACTAATTGCTCCAATATCAGGATTTTGGTATTTGCTTTCCGAGGGTCTCTGTGCGGCTTGCCGACTGGGCATGATGGATATCGTGAATCGATTACTTGACAACGGAGGCGACCCAGATGTGACTAAAGCCTATGAAGGTGCAAGTCCACATGTGCCGCCTCTTGTCCAGGCTGCGTGGACTGGCCAGAAAGAGGTCATGCATCTTTTAATTGAGCGTGGAGCAGATGTCAAGTCCCATGGGAGCAAAAGCATATTCGCAGCAGCATGGGGTGGTCAAATAAATGCCGCAAGGATACTTATTGATGCTGGACTCTCTAACGCACAAATCGATGCATATGGATTGCTCACTAGGGCAATGTGCAGCATGAAGCCGGAGGCAGCGGAATTCCTACGCTTTTTTCAAGAGAACGGATTGATTGATATCCACCACCTTGACGAGGACCCAGTCGAGGCAGAGAAAAACCTTGCTGAAGTAGTGATATATGCTGCCGGGCACGGTCATGTGGAGTGCCTGCGAATTTTGCGTGAGTATGGAGTCGATCTAGATGATGGCTCACTGTACTCACGGTTTGAATTCCCACCCCCGATTATCGTCGCAAAGGCGTGGAGCCAAAACAAGGTGGTAGAATATCTGTTGAGCATCGGAGTCAAGGACATAAACCCGCTTGATACCTGCATAGCAGATGGTTTCAGGAATGGCGAGTTTCCTGCTGAGCCCAAGCCATTATCGACATGCCCCTTACCATATAAAGCTTGA
- a CDS encoding uncharacterized protein (COG:S;~EggNog:ENOG410PQVS;~SECRETED:SignalP(1-18)): MISLKLLTTLLTSTAAIAATATAPDLNTLNVTVIGARNNKSILECWALDPGFTESSQAGTAGSEILNLGSVSGNASYSVIPAKFDGGRHNAPAMQWVVFLSGLAHISLPHSDKEAWIRGGKGGAILALDTAKVSGDGHVTKYPSDEVTVALQVPLKEKVPGHHVLHGGACEGKEVSL, from the exons ATGATCTCACTCAAACTCCTCACAACCCTCCTCACAAGTACCGCAGCCATAGCTGCAACCGCAACAGCACCAGACCTTAACACCCTCAACGTGACCGTCATCGGCGCGCGCAACAACAAATCCATCCTGGAATGCTGGGCCCTGGACCCCGGTTTCACCGAGTCCTCCCAAGCCGGCACCGCAGGCTCTGAAATACTAAATCTGGGCTCCGTGAGCGGAAATGCATCGTATTCAGTCATTCCTGCGAAGTTTGATGGTGGGAGACATAATGCCCCTGCTATGCA ATGGGTAGTCTTTCTCTCCGGCCTGGCGCACATCAGCCTCCCGCACTCTGATAAAGAGGCCTGGATCCGGGGTGGTAAAGGGGGCGCGATTCTGGCGCTGGATACGGCCAAGGTTAGTGGCGATGGGCACGTTACCAAGTATCCGTCGGATGAAGTTACAGTTGCGCTCCAGGTGCcgctgaaggagaaggtgCCGGGGCATCATGTTTTGCATGGCGGTGCGTGTGAGGGGAAGGAGGTTTCCTTGTAG